The Nitrospira sp. genome window below encodes:
- a CDS encoding DUF928 domain-containing protein, whose translation MNSLAVIGMGVVMTVAGGYPFASAEQPSAATTVLQNDLQLPVYTPPKKLTPRARVGGTLRGSDGHEPELVALVPDHVGLTVKQTPTLNWYLSKQTTYPLRFTLNDTQKIAPLYEGAIPVPTKAGVQSIDLKSLGLILEPNVQYRWFVSASPNPDSPSRDIVAGGMIERCEFNECLTVTSVNLTCDRESVRTNALIGFWYDAMGCVCSLIEKESTDPSLRRLRAALLRQVGLNGVADWDLRSLQNNEQ comes from the coding sequence GTGAACTCTCTTGCTGTGATAGGGATGGGCGTAGTGATGACCGTAGCGGGAGGCTATCCCTTCGCCTCTGCGGAACAACCATCGGCAGCAACGACCGTTCTGCAGAACGATCTTCAACTGCCTGTGTACACGCCGCCGAAGAAGCTGACGCCCCGGGCGCGAGTGGGCGGCACATTGCGCGGCTCAGACGGGCATGAACCGGAGCTCGTGGCGTTGGTTCCAGACCATGTCGGACTGACCGTGAAGCAAACACCGACACTGAACTGGTACCTCTCAAAACAGACGACATATCCGCTGCGGTTTACGCTCAATGACACCCAGAAGATTGCTCCACTGTATGAAGGAGCCATTCCCGTTCCGACGAAGGCCGGAGTCCAGTCTATTGATCTCAAATCGTTGGGACTGATACTCGAACCTAACGTGCAATACCGCTGGTTCGTCTCGGCCAGCCCCAATCCTGACTCTCCCTCCAGGGATATCGTGGCTGGCGGAATGATCGAGCGATGCGAATTCAACGAGTGCCTCACGGTGACGTCTGTGAACCTCACGTGTGACCGGGAAAGCGTTCGGACGAATGCCCTGATCGGGTTCTGGTACGATGCGATGGGGTGTGTCTGTTCGCTGATTGAGAAAGAGTCAACTGATCCGTCGCTTCGCAGGCTGCGAGCCGCGCTCCTGCGACAAGTCGGCCTCAACGGTGTGGCAGACTGGGATCTACGATCCCTTCAAAACAACGAGCAATAG